The genomic DNA tttaatttaattgctCTTACTACTTACTTGTCTTCTTGTTGTCCAAAAACAGGGTTGATTCGCTCCGGTCTTGGATCTGGCACGTAGAACTCAGCCGCGGTTCGATCTGGAACACCAATTTCCCACAAGGTCGGACCTGCCCGAACCGGCCAATACACAATGTCACCAAGCCCGATCATCCCACCTACAAGTAATTACAATTTACAAACATTTGAATTATGTTTGAATATTTGATCATCGAACTAATATTGTGGTCTAGCTAGATCAAGACATGCCTGGAGTAACATCGACTTGAATTTCGTAACGATAATCTCCTATGAATCCGGGGACCCATGCAAACAGATTGTAGTTCCCTGGTCGGACATTCTTTATTGAGAATTGACCATTGGAGTCGGCTTCTGTCCAAAATTGATATCCCtgttaagacaaaatatcataaattcttaatttaaataaatagttagcGACATCAAATGCATTATTACAAGTCCAATTAACCTTATTTTCTGTCTGCCAGGAGGTAGGTTCCCCTGGTGCAGCCAGACCCACATAAGCATAGCTTCCATTCATGATCCCTTGGCTCATATACCTAAAAATGCCAAGAATAAGAtgtcttaaaaaaacaaaaacaaaacattgtTTTGAGATTGAATTAATATGGTACCAATCATGGACGAGTAATCGACCCCAAACCACCCCACGCTCCTTAGAACCGGGAAAACCAGACTCCAACCGCGGGAAATTGTATGGCCAGTTATTACTTTCTTCCAGCAACTGATGATGATCATCAtggttataattataaaaaatttaaataaaaagttatgttttaataaaaaaaaaatacataccCTGTTTTTGGCGTCCTCCCAAAGGGTCCAACCAGGGTTCTTAATGTCCTGCGAAACAGAGTTAAGGTAGATGAAGGTCGGGCCGAAGACCTTCTCCCATGGCTCTCCATCTGCAAACATCATTGACACTTCCCCAGCATAATGTGAACTAAAGAACACCTacacaaacattaataattaattatacaaataattaattctattgatttatttcaaataaataaataaattaattaatttgatttactAACTTCTAAGCTAGTTGGTCCAACATGAGAACTAAGCTCTTGCTTGAGAGGTCCGCCCATTTTGTACTCATTGCTTGGCCTTATGACCCAAAAGCCAACAGCCGGGTTTGATGATACCCAACCGTGGACCCGGTTATCTTTTATATTACTTGAATATTGGTACTTGTCATCCAcctaattaaaatgaaaaatgatattttaatatgcATTTATGGATTATAATTACCAattagatgaaataaataatcacaTATACCTTGTCTTTAAAAAATGGGTTAGATGGATTGGTGAGAAGAACAGCCTCTGGATAATCAAGAGGAATTCCATGAGTTCGATCATTTTCAGTTGGCATAATTCCTTGTCTTGCATCCGATACGGCCATGTAACTGAACCTGAATGTCATTATTTAAATCGATacgattaattaattaggaattaattaatttaattaataatgattaaatttcGTATACTAACAGTTGTTGGTTAAGTTTGAAAGCAACCCTTGTTTGGTCAATGCTCATAGATGGCCATCCTTGAAACCTTTCATATTTTGCATATGTATAAAACCCATCAACTCCTCTCATCATCACATAcctgtaattaattaaattaattaatcattagaaatattcattattaattaacatatatattaaaaactaattaattaatttcctaGCCTTTTGTCAATATTAAGAGGAAGAGTAACGCCATTGTCATTAGAAGGATCCCATGTCTTAGTAAAAGAAATCTCTATTTGATTATCATCTTGAAACACAATTTTATAACTCGTGCATTCCAGTCTGCATGTGCCATGCAAGTacaataaaataagattaatcaattacaaataatttaatgatttatatGTTGATAAACTTACTGATCGTATTGTCTATGTGTTGGTCTATTCCAAACCATATCCCAataactgaaaaaataataattattaatatcgTCGTCGTGAATTATGactttgttatatataatttattaatgcgTACCCTCTATTAGTGTCGGGGTTATTAATATCGTGTAGTAAATTGGAAATGTCATGGTACTGAATTCCAACAACTCTTCCACCAGGAGTAGTTAACGTCACTTGAACGTTGCCATTGTCTAATACAATCTACATATATtcaacatattaattaatttaatttgtttgagaTAATGGTAAAGATTTCGATAGAAAGATTTGATTAATTACTTACGTAATCATTGCCGATATTGTGATAGCTTAGTGAAGGGGTGTTtgattctttttcttcttgatTTGTAATATTTTGACAGCTCGGTAAATTActgatataattttataagtatgaTAAATTCAGAAAACTATATATAGAGAGATCAAAAGAGAGAGATCGAATTGGGAAAAAAGTACCTTGATTGGGCAAGCATGAAGAAATGAGACATAATAAGAATAGAACCTATTATAAAGATACATACTCTTtgatctctcttcttcttctccatctACAAAAAGTGGATATTATTGGTGATATTCATAAATGAAttggcatatatatatatatatatatatatatatatatatatatatataatcataataatgGGACTAGTGGAGAAAGAGGTCCAAATAGGAATTTTAAGTGCTACAAATTAAGTAAATACATAAAAGAAACAACTGCGTTCAAACATGGAAACCTTAGAATTATAtgcatattgaatatatataatttttctagttacctttttttcccttttttgtAAGTGGATTAGAAGTTTAGAATAGCTTCCTTTTTCTTTAAATGATTTAGGCTACTTccttttttagtatatatatatatatacatataataacattaaaaagataaaattaaaggTTGATACATGccaattatcatattattatctCTTGAAGAtctatttttctctctcatcatataaagatttttttattttccttaattaatatattttttattttatttttatatattattcttttatctcataatcatttttatatttatatacataatgttacatatttaattattttaatatataaatatttataaataataacattctataatatattttataaatcacgtacatatcttataaattaataataatcattcatttcatttcatgaGCACACCATATTAATTATCTCTactaaatctatttataattaattatttttatattttctctctcattatatatatatatattttacttttttttaattaatatatttttttactttatctttcattattatatatatatatatcattattatatatatttctctttcatcattaattttatataaatatttttttcaataatcatatacaaatatatatggtctcacaatcatttttatatttatatacataatgttacatatttaattattttaatatataaatatttatatttataaataataatattatatatttttttttataaatcatgaacataacttataaattaataataatcacttatttttcttttctaattaatttatcttagaATTATCATTTTTGTTGTGGTGTCTAAAATTTgtaatactattttaatatttttatcatagtaataaaatttatagaCATGTTgttaggtttaaaaaaaatcgaagagagagaaaatgaataataaaagtgcaacaaataaaatttatgtttatttaaattattaatttagtgaagttaacttcaattttattaacaatgtaaataaaaatgaaacaagcGCAAATGAGTGAATATAgattcacttttatttataatataaaaaaaaaaaacgcaCATGAGTAAAACatgtttcacttctatttataatgtaaaaataaattaaacaagcgcatataaggccttgttcggattagggtttttaaaaaaacctagagagggaaaaaagtaatgattggtgatgattttgaggaggtgatgattattttggtaaaaagacttaaagggtattgatatatatgaataaaataaaaaataataatttaaaatagagggtattttagtattttggttaatgaaacgagtgatgtgattgttgagaaatgattgatgggaaaactgattttggatgggttttttaaaaaacctatagagaacaaggcctaagtGAAGTTTgattcacttttatttataatataaaaaaaatgaagtaagCGCAAATGAGTGAAacttgtttcacttctatttacaatGTAAAAAATGTAGTGAAACAAGCGCACATGAgtaaatgtttttttacatgaatgtataaatgaatttacataaatgtgcttcattttttatattataaatagaagtgaaacaaacttcactcaTGTGCGCTtgtttcacattttttacattataaataaaagtgaatcTACATtcactttcaattttatttacattgttaataaaaataaagttagcttcaacaaagtaataatttagaaaattccagatagacaccttattcccaaaggtaattacacttgatcatcctcaccgatttgagctcccacccgaaattgaagaaaaatgtgtcaaggcatgggagtttgtcatagttggtcattttatgggcaacatgaaagcaccatttgctgaggttaaaagaacgttgatgggtcagtgggaatcctctggtctagagaggatcacaatcaatgatcacggattctactttctatccttcaggaatggaagcgaaataaagtcgatcatagagagcgaatatacttttatcaggggaaaaagattcaagttgtacaagtggagcgaagaacttaatactaatcatagaccgcctgaacttgaacaaatctgggtaaatctcaagaatgttccaccacacatgtgcaacccgatgggcctggcctatatttcaagcattataggcaaaccacttatgtttgacccagcaatggaaggttatgagcgtgcatctgtggccagagttagtgtcgaaatccatccaagtagctctcttccaatcaaacttgaacttaaagatagactgagaaatttatttgacattggagtacaatacgaatggaaaccaaatcgatgtatatggtgtagcactttcacacacgctacgaataaatgtccaatcaataataatctaaaatcgaaggccaataacaacactcaagtaagcgatatcaatgactctaaccaggctcaggctgagagaaatgtgaacaggtctgaacttaacagcaatgaacgcactaaggatgataagatgggcaaccaaaagcaagaacagataagggtaaggaagaagataggaaaaagaatgaagtgggtaagggtacaagctggccctactaacgttgatcatattggtcatgttcagggcaccggtcctagggattctgttttctcaagaataggtcctattcaaaatgtcagtcctggtcagggtatcggtcctgataaagctggacatagacacaccgatcctagagcttctcataaagctactgttcctagccatattgaccatattaagtctggtcttggacttgttgatcatgaaactactcaagctaccggacttgctactacaggtcctgatgaaaagtgtgcaaccattgctgatcccggctatattggtcctaatactggcacaagtcctattattgtggatgatactattgttggtcctaactccaccgatcccaatactgatcaaagaactggtcttgaagtaactacatgtcctagttctaaagtttctgaaattcaaagatctatgggacggggaatacttggcccatatgaaacaagcaaaattggatctgaaggcactccaataggtcgtgagtctactcttcacagttctaggaatgcaagcaggaacctaaaaaacaatgtcatcaaaattcgaaatgacctgacccttgggctcagagccacctttcgagatgatgaacaggagaatcttggaataaataataaagaagctcttgaaaatggactgggaaatcttgggttttgtgaaatcaaaagatcaagtgcagaagaagacaatttggtcttgaataaggcagtgagccttaacTCTGAAGTAGGGCGATTAAAAatcgataacaaacatgaatctagtagtgaagaggttcaaagtcagaaaaaatctactaaagcagaacaagatgaaaatcgaagacaaagcagaaagatcctggatccagaagctactaaatctatcacgggagaagatgagatctacatgaggcaaccctcactcaatggcaatagtattccatgtaatcaaactgtagccattgaggatagtgaggcaagtgatgcttatgatttctctgatgaagaggtccaggacagtctggaaagtcaggaacccaacacttatattcattcattaatatagtgacatggaacataaggggactcaatgaccctctaaaatgtaaagaaattaggaggatcattgagaatcagaagatcactattatgggtattattgagacaaaagtcaaaagtcggaacgttgagaaggttagcaaactgtgtattgatagtagctgggaaatcattcataactcaaatgacaaaacgggcagaatctgggttatttgggataacaaagttgttgaggtgatgactcttttttcgaatgatcaagcaatcctggtggaggtcaaagacagaatcacaagaatcgtgtttaatcttgctattatctatggtagcaactcaagcacagaaagaagactcctctggaattgtcttagaaactggatcggtattgataaatcttgggctgtcctcggtgattacaacgtaactagaaacgaatctgatcgtagcccagaatc from Impatiens glandulifera chromosome 9, dImpGla2.1, whole genome shotgun sequence includes the following:
- the LOC124916110 gene encoding rhamnogalacturonate lyase B-like, whose amino-acid sequence is MSTCNEQLRKEFKKEFAKGARFKNVQLSDGIGDLKFFTTILRLNKWLTDVEMNAAICLLRARAFAYPKSYPADFTILDCQFGPLITSYYDDFVADSVDPEKPAGHTFSEVIYHYHWGLAHLTHQVRRPTSSAVERLLHPYKSLEGVAYNPTAFPRDVDFAYYSWSSFVSGAGVLVLVLHLLMEVPTDILCETVQVRLQAVRLLIVVKDCAVASFLCKLQVRTGVGAVLLIVLDNGNVQVTLTTPGGRVVGIQYHDISNLLHDINNPDTNRGYWDMVWNRPTHRQYDQLECTSYKIVFQDDNQIEISFTKTWDPSNDNGVTLPLNIDKRYVMMRGVDGFYTYAKYERFQGWPSMSIDQTRVAFKLNQQLFSYMAVSDARQGIMPTENDRTHGIPLDYPEAVLLTNPSNPFFKDKVDDKYQYSSNIKDNRVHGWVSSNPAVGFWVIRPSNEYKMGGPLKQELSSHVGPTSLEVFFSSHYAGEVSMMFADGEPWEKVFGPTFIYLNSVSQDIKNPGWTLWEDAKNRLLEESNNWPYNFPRLESGFPGSKERGVVWGRLLVHDWYHINSISKQWIMNGSYAYVGLAAPGEPTSWQTENKGYQFWTEADSNGQFSIKNVRPGNYNLFAWVPGFIGDYRYEIQVDVTPGGMIGLGDIVYWPVRAGPTLWEIGVPDRTAAEFYVPDPRPERINPVFGQQEDKFRQYGLWERYSDLYPEKDLVYTVGTSDYSKDWFYAHVTRRKADNSHVPATWTILFDLVNVNKDGTYYFRIALAASCLARLEVRINDPNLAQADLSTRMIGRDNAIARHGIHGLYRMLSFKIPGWKLWSGRNAFYLTQSVGNNPFSGFMYDYLRLEGPA